The following coding sequences lie in one Corynebacterium anserum genomic window:
- a CDS encoding ABC-F family ATP-binding cassette domain-containing protein encodes MIVTEDLEVRVGARTLLDAPGQHLRVQPGDRIGLVGRNGAGKTTTMRILAGEGEPYGGKVIRSGDFGYLPQDSKEGNIEQTARDRVLSARGLDQIRRSMERQQEIMETATRDSERNAAVNKYSRMEEKYYALGGYEADSEASRICDALGLPERVLDQQLKTLSGGQRRRVELAQILFAATAGSGRSQTTLLLDEPTNHLDADSITWLRDFLSKHEGGLIMISHDVELLDAVCNKIWFLDAVRAEADVYNMGWKKYLDARATDEARRRRERANAEKKAGALKQQAAKLGAKATKAKAAKQMAARAERMMNELDDVRVEDKVASISFPEPATCGKTPLNATGLTKMYGSLEVFAGVDLAIDRGSRVVVLGFNGAGKTTLLKLLAGVERVDGEGGVVSGYGLKIGYFAQEHDTIDAHRTVWENAVSACPDAGEQDLRGLLGAFMFSGDQLNQPAGTLSGGEKTRLALATLVSSRANVLLLDEPTNNLDPQSREQVLDALRTYTGAVVLVTHDPGAVKALNPERVIILPDGTEDLWSDEYMEIVELA; translated from the coding sequence GTGATTGTGACCGAAGATCTCGAAGTACGTGTCGGTGCCCGTACACTCCTTGATGCACCGGGACAGCACTTGCGTGTGCAACCTGGCGACCGCATTGGACTCGTTGGGCGCAACGGTGCAGGCAAAACCACCACTATGCGGATCCTTGCCGGCGAAGGCGAACCCTACGGGGGCAAGGTCATCCGGAGCGGAGACTTTGGCTATCTTCCTCAGGATTCTAAGGAAGGAAACATCGAACAAACTGCGCGCGATCGAGTGTTATCGGCGCGAGGTCTCGACCAAATCAGACGCTCCATGGAACGCCAACAAGAGATAATGGAAACCGCCACCCGTGATTCGGAGCGGAACGCTGCGGTAAACAAGTATTCCCGGATGGAAGAGAAATATTATGCGTTAGGTGGTTATGAGGCCGATAGCGAAGCATCGCGGATTTGTGATGCTCTCGGACTACCGGAACGAGTCCTCGACCAACAGCTAAAGACTCTCTCCGGCGGTCAGCGTCGGCGTGTCGAGCTCGCCCAGATTCTTTTCGCTGCCACCGCCGGTTCGGGACGTTCGCAAACCACGCTGCTACTCGATGAGCCAACCAACCACCTGGATGCGGATTCCATCACCTGGCTGCGTGACTTTCTCTCCAAACATGAGGGTGGGCTCATCATGATCAGCCACGATGTCGAACTTCTCGATGCTGTATGCAACAAGATTTGGTTTCTCGACGCCGTGCGTGCCGAAGCCGACGTCTACAACATGGGGTGGAAGAAGTATCTCGATGCGCGAGCTACAGATGAAGCCCGCCGCCGCCGTGAACGGGCTAATGCGGAGAAAAAAGCCGGAGCTTTGAAACAACAAGCGGCCAAATTGGGGGCAAAAGCCACGAAGGCGAAGGCAGCCAAACAGATGGCAGCGCGCGCAGAACGCATGATGAATGAACTCGACGATGTACGCGTTGAAGACAAGGTGGCCAGTATTTCCTTTCCCGAACCGGCCACCTGCGGTAAAACCCCACTGAATGCCACGGGTCTTACAAAAATGTACGGCTCGTTGGAGGTTTTTGCCGGTGTAGATTTGGCCATTGATAGGGGCAGCCGTGTTGTGGTACTAGGTTTCAATGGTGCGGGTAAGACCACGCTGCTCAAACTGCTCGCCGGTGTGGAACGGGTTGATGGTGAAGGTGGTGTGGTGTCCGGATATGGATTGAAGATTGGCTACTTTGCTCAGGAGCACGACACCATTGATGCTCACCGCACGGTGTGGGAAAATGCCGTGTCTGCCTGCCCAGACGCCGGTGAACAGGATTTGCGTGGATTGCTCGGCGCGTTCATGTTCTCAGGTGATCAACTGAACCAACCGGCCGGAACGTTATCTGGTGGCGAGAAGACGCGGCTGGCTCTGGCGACGCTCGTTAGTTCCCGTGCTAATGTCCTCTTGCTCGATGAGCCAACGAACAACTTGGATCCGCAGTCGCGAGAACAGGTACTGGATGCCCTGCGCACATATACCGGGGCAGTGGTTTTGGTTACCCACGATCCAGGTGCTGTGAAAGCTCTTAACCCCGAGCGCGTGATCATCCTTCCAGACGGTACGGAAGACCTATGGTCAGATGAATACATGGAGATCGTGGAACTAGCCTAA
- the sufU gene encoding Fe-S cluster assembly sulfur transfer protein SufU, producing MKLEQMYQEVILDHYKHPQHAGLREPFDAEVHHVNTSCGDELTLRVTLSEDKQTVVDVSYDAVGCSISQASTSVMAEEIVGLPVDDAFAKLAEFERMITSRGKVDGDDEIIGDGVAFAGVSKYPARVKCALLGWKAFEAAAYDAGARKEQPGNTE from the coding sequence ATGAAACTTGAGCAGATGTACCAGGAAGTGATCCTGGATCACTACAAACATCCACAACATGCAGGCTTGAGGGAGCCATTCGACGCCGAAGTCCATCACGTCAACACCTCCTGCGGTGACGAACTGACCCTGCGCGTAACTCTCAGCGAAGATAAACAGACAGTGGTGGATGTTTCTTACGACGCCGTGGGCTGTTCCATCAGCCAGGCTTCGACCTCGGTGATGGCAGAGGAAATTGTCGGGCTCCCGGTGGACGACGCCTTTGCAAAGCTCGCTGAGTTTGAACGGATGATTACTTCTCGTGGCAAAGTTGACGGCGATGATGAGATCATCGGCGATGGAGTAGCGTTCGCCGGTGTGTCCAAATACCCAGCGCGAGTGAAGTGCGCCCTCCTGGGGTGGAAAGCGTTCGAAGCCGCCGCCTACGATGCTGGAGCGCGTAAGGAACAACCCGGAAACACCGAATGA
- a CDS encoding class I SAM-dependent methyltransferase, whose product MNYCQAEWYDAVAQEYWRETKPLLLDVLQPWSGETGLAADIGAGTGLTTQLLATVCRGEVLACEPEEAMRVGIMSKIAGEDDMRRRVTIAPWTVHDLVRTVDEPITLITAISMIDHLLPSERAELLQWAAAHLIPKGALIIGPYEDTGAPNTRDNGVTTPMQDEKLGNCYTSEYVGRFRYEGWAKLDDSHQHTRWLMTWQLYEGDSLLEQRSSDFIVYPTSRQELINQAEDAGLVARSDGTFVVLQPQIEVS is encoded by the coding sequence ATGAATTATTGCCAGGCAGAATGGTACGACGCAGTAGCGCAAGAATACTGGCGTGAGACGAAACCGCTCCTTCTTGATGTACTTCAACCGTGGAGCGGTGAGACGGGCTTGGCTGCGGATATTGGTGCTGGCACGGGTCTCACCACGCAATTGCTCGCCACGGTTTGCCGGGGAGAAGTGCTCGCGTGCGAACCCGAAGAGGCCATGCGGGTCGGAATTATGAGCAAAATTGCCGGTGAGGATGATATGCGCCGTCGGGTCACTATCGCACCGTGGACAGTACACGATCTGGTTAGGACCGTGGATGAGCCAATAACACTCATCACTGCGATCTCCATGATCGATCATCTTCTTCCCTCCGAACGCGCCGAACTTCTTCAGTGGGCTGCAGCGCATTTGATCCCGAAAGGCGCGTTGATTATTGGTCCCTATGAGGACACAGGAGCTCCGAATACGCGAGATAATGGCGTCACCACACCCATGCAAGACGAAAAACTTGGGAATTGCTATACATCGGAATACGTGGGGCGTTTTCGATACGAGGGATGGGCTAAGCTCGATGATTCTCACCAACACACACGATGGTTGATGACGTGGCAGCTTTATGAAGGGGATTCACTACTGGAACAACGGTCATCCGATTTTATTGTTTATCCAACGAGTCGCCAGGAACTAATTAATCAAGCAGAGGACGCTGGTCTTGTTGCGCGAAGCGACGGAACTTTTGTAGTGCTGCAACCGCAAATTGAGGTGAGCTAG
- a CDS encoding lycopene cyclase family protein, translated as MLIEDNPSPPTPASGAPHLWIKGLGPAGALLAFRAAARGWRVTGCDPRVESTQRLPAWPATYGLLDSEVPVWARDFVSAPIELRTVTCSERPAPFRYCMLNKEALRTAVEAVGIRITSDLRPPHDATMVADCTGAPTDSSAYWQLAVGIVLPYSFLRNATPSPIFMDWSATTGRPPSFLYVQHLERGVLFEETVLATGLSPHAVIPELERRIEARLDEHFRDWRSHALPDRETVVIPMGTRRARFLSIHDFSPTPTNTSEDKVLSGASTLPRIYFGAAGGMINPATGYSVGGAMSQADACLDSLESAGGYLLSGTERARGRIKLHRKANAELAFYLRRLGSELISRADGPTLSSFFDAFFTLDLARQLAYLTGHDGIGVMASMWAMRSIVGWRHPFLMPLWKTPRQVLRAVLKNKR; from the coding sequence TTGTTGATAGAAGACAACCCTTCTCCCCCAACGCCGGCATCGGGTGCACCGCATCTATGGATTAAAGGCCTAGGGCCCGCTGGCGCACTGTTGGCGTTCAGGGCGGCCGCCCGTGGTTGGAGGGTGACTGGCTGTGATCCTCGTGTGGAGTCTACTCAGCGGCTGCCCGCATGGCCTGCGACCTACGGGTTGCTCGATTCTGAGGTTCCTGTCTGGGCGAGGGATTTTGTGTCCGCGCCCATTGAACTTCGTACTGTGACATGTTCCGAGCGTCCTGCGCCTTTTCGTTATTGCATGCTCAACAAAGAGGCGTTACGCACTGCTGTTGAGGCAGTGGGGATACGTATTACGTCTGATCTGCGCCCCCCTCACGACGCTACGATGGTAGCTGATTGTACGGGCGCGCCTACCGACTCCAGTGCATACTGGCAACTTGCGGTGGGCATTGTGCTGCCTTATTCCTTCTTGCGCAACGCCACCCCCTCCCCCATCTTTATGGATTGGTCAGCAACTACTGGACGACCACCGAGTTTTCTCTACGTCCAACACCTCGAACGTGGTGTGCTTTTCGAAGAGACTGTTTTGGCAACTGGTCTGTCCCCCCATGCTGTCATTCCTGAACTAGAACGGCGGATAGAAGCTCGTCTAGACGAGCACTTCCGGGATTGGCGCTCACATGCCCTCCCTGATCGCGAAACCGTTGTGATACCCATGGGGACACGACGAGCACGCTTTCTTTCGATCCATGATTTCAGTCCAACACCAACGAATACCTCTGAAGACAAAGTACTCTCGGGCGCAAGCACACTGCCGAGAATCTACTTTGGAGCTGCGGGAGGGATGATCAATCCAGCAACGGGTTATTCCGTGGGGGGAGCCATGAGTCAGGCCGATGCGTGTTTGGATTCTTTAGAATCCGCGGGCGGGTATTTATTAAGTGGCACCGAGAGAGCACGCGGGAGAATCAAGCTGCACCGCAAGGCTAATGCTGAATTGGCCTTCTATCTACGTCGTTTGGGTTCTGAATTAATTAGTCGGGCTGATGGCCCGACGTTATCAAGCTTTTTCGATGCATTCTTCACTCTCGATCTTGCACGCCAACTTGCCTATCTCACTGGTCACGATGGGATCGGTGTAATGGCGTCAATGTGGGCGATGCGCTCCATCGTTGGATGGCGGCATCCTTTCCTCATGCCTTTGTGGAAAACTCCACGGCAAGTGCTGCGTGCAGTGCTAAAGAACAAACGATGA
- a CDS encoding metal-sulfur cluster assembly factor — protein MTENQTTNDNPSAPEMDPNPMNEVPQPPVDQTPEQIEMAGKIEECLMDVIDPELGINVVDLGLVYDTWVEGSTAVVNMTLTSPACPLTDMIEDQANSAVVGTLQEISELRINWVWTPAWGPQMINEEGREQLRYLGFSV, from the coding sequence ATGACTGAGAACCAAACCACAAACGATAACCCTTCCGCGCCAGAAATGGACCCCAATCCAATGAATGAGGTTCCTCAGCCTCCTGTCGACCAGACTCCGGAGCAGATCGAGATGGCCGGAAAGATCGAAGAGTGCCTCATGGATGTCATTGACCCGGAACTCGGCATCAATGTCGTGGACCTAGGCCTCGTCTATGACACGTGGGTCGAGGGTTCCACCGCGGTGGTGAATATGACCTTGACGTCCCCTGCATGCCCTCTGACCGACATGATTGAGGATCAAGCCAATTCTGCCGTTGTGGGAACACTCCAGGAGATCTCAGAGCTGCGCATTAACTGGGTGTGGACACCAGCATGGGGGCCTCAAATGATCAACGAAGAGGGCCGCGAACAGCTACGATACCTGGGATTTTCTGTCTAG
- the sufC gene encoding Fe-S cluster assembly ATPase SufC, which translates to MSTLEIKNLHAQVVPADENEAPKPILHGVNLTVKSGETHAIMGPNGSGKSTLSYAIAGHPRYEITEGEVLLDGENILEMDVDERARAGLFLAMQYPTEVPGVSMANFLRSAATAVRGEAPKIREWVKEARGAMEELSIDPSFSERSVNEGFSGGEKKRHEVLQLGLLKPKFAVLDETDSGLDVDALRVVSEGINRYKEREEGGVVMITHYQRILNYVKPDFVHVFSKGKIVKSGGPELALQLEEEGYEKFI; encoded by the coding sequence ATGAGCACCCTTGAGATCAAAAACCTGCATGCACAGGTTGTTCCGGCGGACGAGAACGAAGCTCCGAAGCCCATCCTCCACGGCGTAAACCTGACTGTGAAGTCGGGGGAAACCCACGCGATTATGGGCCCTAATGGTTCTGGTAAGTCCACCTTGTCCTACGCCATTGCGGGACATCCACGCTACGAAATTACCGAAGGCGAAGTCTTGCTAGACGGCGAGAACATCCTCGAAATGGACGTGGATGAGCGCGCTCGTGCTGGACTGTTCCTCGCGATGCAATACCCCACCGAGGTCCCTGGCGTATCGATGGCTAATTTCCTTCGCTCTGCAGCCACCGCGGTTCGCGGTGAGGCTCCGAAAATTCGTGAGTGGGTAAAGGAAGCTCGCGGTGCAATGGAAGAGCTGTCAATCGATCCGTCTTTCTCCGAGCGTTCTGTGAACGAAGGTTTCTCCGGTGGCGAAAAGAAGCGCCACGAAGTACTTCAACTCGGTCTGCTCAAGCCCAAGTTTGCTGTTCTGGATGAGACTGACTCTGGCTTGGATGTCGACGCACTTCGCGTCGTTTCCGAGGGCATCAACCGTTACAAGGAACGTGAAGAAGGTGGTGTGGTCATGATTACCCACTACCAGCGCATCTTGAACTATGTGAAGCCCGATTTCGTTCACGTCTTTTCAAAGGGCAAGATCGTCAAGTCCGGCGGACCTGAGCTGGCACTGCAGCTTGAAGAAGAAGGCTACGAGAAGTTTATCTAA
- a CDS encoding cysteine desulfurase, whose protein sequence is MSTSLDIPAIRKDFPILSRTVRDGRPLVYLDSGATAQRPVQVLDAERDFLTRHNAPVHRGAYEIAEEATDAYEQARESIANFVGADFDELAFTKNATEALNEVAYLLGDQRAGALQVTENDEIVVSELEHHANLVPWQELAARTGATLRWYTLTDDGRIDLDSLVLNENTKVVALTHQSNVTGAILDVEEAVRRARAVGALFVLDACQSVPHMSVDFHALDVDFAAFSGHKMLGPNGIGVLYGKSAHLNVLPPFLTGGSMVEKVTMEATTFAVPPQRFEAGTQMTSQVVGLGAAVRYLQQLGMDKVAAHEQDLTAYALEQLQTVEALRLIGPCTTDNRGSAVSFVVDGIHPHDLGQVLDDNGVCIRVGHHCAWPVHTCMKVQATARASFYIYNTREEIDVLVEAIKQAQRFFGTVRG, encoded by the coding sequence ATGAGCACATCATTGGACATTCCTGCAATCAGGAAGGATTTCCCGATCCTGTCCCGGACCGTCCGTGATGGCCGCCCCCTCGTCTACCTAGACTCCGGAGCGACCGCACAGCGTCCAGTCCAGGTTCTGGATGCAGAGCGGGATTTCCTCACCCGCCATAACGCCCCTGTTCACCGGGGAGCGTATGAAATCGCAGAGGAGGCTACCGACGCCTACGAACAAGCGCGTGAGTCAATTGCTAACTTCGTCGGTGCTGATTTTGACGAATTGGCGTTCACGAAGAATGCCACTGAAGCTCTCAATGAAGTGGCGTATCTACTGGGGGATCAGCGTGCGGGAGCGCTTCAGGTGACGGAGAACGATGAGATTGTTGTTTCCGAGCTAGAGCATCACGCCAATCTAGTTCCTTGGCAAGAATTAGCAGCGCGCACTGGCGCAACCCTGCGATGGTACACGCTCACCGACGATGGACGTATCGACCTCGATAGCCTGGTTCTGAACGAAAACACTAAGGTTGTAGCCCTTACCCACCAATCCAACGTCACCGGTGCCATATTGGACGTGGAGGAAGCCGTACGGCGCGCACGTGCTGTGGGAGCTCTTTTCGTGCTCGACGCGTGCCAATCAGTACCCCATATGTCTGTTGATTTCCATGCCTTAGACGTTGATTTCGCGGCGTTTTCCGGCCACAAGATGCTCGGGCCAAACGGAATCGGCGTGTTGTACGGAAAGTCCGCTCATCTCAACGTACTTCCTCCTTTCCTCACCGGAGGTTCTATGGTCGAGAAGGTGACGATGGAGGCAACAACCTTCGCTGTGCCTCCACAACGGTTCGAAGCAGGCACTCAAATGACGAGCCAAGTAGTGGGTCTAGGCGCAGCTGTTCGTTACCTTCAGCAATTGGGCATGGATAAGGTTGCCGCTCACGAGCAGGATCTCACTGCCTATGCCTTAGAACAGTTGCAGACCGTTGAGGCTCTGCGTTTGATTGGTCCCTGCACGACGGACAATAGGGGTTCTGCGGTGAGTTTTGTTGTCGATGGTATTCATCCACACGATCTGGGTCAGGTTCTGGATGACAACGGTGTCTGCATCCGCGTGGGTCACCATTGCGCCTGGCCAGTGCATACCTGTATGAAAGTGCAAGCCACAGCTCGTGCCAGCTTCTATATCTACAACACCCGAGAAGAAATAGACGTCCTGGTTGAAGCAATCAAGCAAGCACAAAGATTCTTCGGTACGGTTCGGGGCTAG